One window of the Granulicella arctica genome contains the following:
- a CDS encoding BACON domain-containing protein, with amino-acid sequence MFPILVRSSRFALAGAFASLLVLSSFGSLHGQVAASSAAMVQTANARLTAEAQSGLPLTTETRSMLVARHTALVSVFMDAPSTARSYALPAATREELVKANPAYAALIEQEKTITGQLTVAIADNFRNRTSQKVYSLYTAAGAMRVSFAAAPASLSALEGRVVTVNGLGFPEILVADRVRPATRAEADSSIAEVSKVSRLNANAVRTNAIPPFTGPGITTTAPPFANVTGPQSAAVIIVDFASTPMDTNNNPPSATPLTLQGDFNTQAYYNKILNPGSLPNVSDYIAETSYGKASYAADVYGPFVLSTGYNCAQTNAMLAAALQAAVNAGLDTSKYNRFVFPFPSTACTYDGLASTGFTTPLINHEWTWVAFPVQPAEVNNTPGFAQKFLVMSHEFGHNLGMNHSNTIDFGPTALGPIDFAATNPGTVDPGGPSHPAALEAAALPAAVGSPITGINDEYGDPFPIMAGVGYTPYNAEHRYSILGWIGADGEKDVTASGTFSVAPTENTTGLRALHVLRDAPSNSWIWVEFHQPNSTYTNFGIPYLAMPNTFTSGAELLYSTSYLDARHTYIIDTTPSAKPNNFADAILGNGLSWSDPYSLLTITSGSQTNSALGVTVSYDTACATPALSTSSVPATAGSGTVTVTAAAGCAWTVSSNAAWITITNASGMGNGTAAFT; translated from the coding sequence ATGTTCCCCATTCTGGTTCGCTCGTCGCGCTTCGCCCTTGCAGGCGCTTTCGCCTCCCTTCTCGTTCTTTCCTCGTTCGGAAGCCTGCATGGACAGGTTGCCGCATCTTCCGCTGCGATGGTGCAGACGGCCAATGCCCGCCTCACCGCTGAGGCGCAGAGCGGGTTGCCGCTCACGACCGAAACACGGTCGATGCTGGTGGCGCGTCACACTGCTCTCGTCTCCGTCTTCATGGATGCACCCTCGACGGCACGCAGCTATGCTCTGCCGGCAGCCACGCGCGAGGAGCTTGTAAAGGCGAACCCTGCCTACGCAGCCCTGATTGAGCAGGAGAAGACGATCACCGGCCAACTCACCGTCGCCATTGCAGATAACTTTAGGAATCGCACTTCGCAGAAGGTGTATAGCCTGTATACAGCGGCGGGCGCCATGAGGGTTTCCTTTGCTGCCGCTCCGGCAAGCTTATCGGCCCTGGAGGGTCGGGTGGTCACCGTCAATGGCCTTGGTTTCCCTGAGATTTTGGTTGCCGATAGAGTTCGGCCTGCAACACGCGCGGAAGCAGACTCTTCTATCGCGGAAGTTTCGAAGGTCTCACGGTTGAACGCAAATGCTGTCCGCACGAATGCCATACCGCCCTTCACCGGACCCGGCATTACCACCACGGCACCCCCGTTCGCTAATGTCACGGGCCCGCAGAGCGCTGCCGTGATCATCGTCGATTTTGCCAGCACGCCGATGGATACAAATAACAATCCCCCGTCGGCAACTCCTTTGACGCTGCAGGGAGACTTCAATACCCAGGCTTACTACAACAAGATCTTGAATCCAGGCTCGCTCCCCAACGTCTCCGACTATATTGCCGAGACATCCTACGGCAAGGCCAGCTATGCTGCCGACGTCTATGGCCCCTTCGTCTTATCGACGGGCTATAACTGCGCCCAGACAAACGCCATGCTTGCAGCCGCGCTACAGGCTGCGGTCAATGCTGGCCTGGATACATCCAAGTACAACCGCTTTGTCTTTCCGTTTCCGTCGACTGCCTGCACCTACGACGGGCTCGCTTCAACCGGCTTCACGACCCCGCTGATCAATCACGAATGGACCTGGGTTGCTTTTCCCGTCCAGCCAGCCGAAGTCAACAATACGCCAGGATTTGCGCAAAAGTTTCTCGTCATGAGCCATGAGTTCGGCCACAACCTTGGCATGAACCACAGCAACACCATCGACTTCGGTCCGACCGCCCTTGGTCCGATCGACTTTGCGGCCACTAACCCCGGCACCGTAGATCCTGGCGGTCCCAGCCACCCGGCCGCGTTAGAAGCCGCAGCCCTACCTGCTGCTGTTGGAAGTCCGATTACAGGGATCAATGATGAGTACGGCGACCCTTTTCCGATCATGGCAGGCGTTGGATACACTCCCTACAACGCAGAACATCGCTACAGCATCCTCGGCTGGATCGGGGCGGATGGTGAGAAGGATGTCACCGCTTCCGGCACCTTCAGCGTGGCTCCTACCGAAAATACGACTGGCCTCCGCGCCTTGCATGTACTTCGTGATGCGCCCTCGAACTCCTGGATCTGGGTCGAGTTTCACCAGCCGAACAGCACCTACACCAACTTCGGTATCCCTTACCTGGCGATGCCCAATACCTTCACCAGCGGCGCAGAACTTCTTTACTCAACGAGCTATCTCGACGCCAGACACACCTACATTATTGACACCACGCCCAGCGCGAAACCGAATAATTTCGCGGATGCAATCCTGGGCAACGGTCTAAGCTGGTCGGACCCCTACTCGCTCCTGACGATAACCTCTGGCTCGCAGACCAATAGTGCTCTCGGAGTAACGGTCAGCTACGACACTGCATGCGCCACTCCTGCCCTGAGCACGTCGAGCGTACCTGCCACCGCCGGTAGCGGCACCGTAACTGTAACCGCAGCAGCCGGATGCGCATGGACCGTCTCTTCAAATGCGGCATGGATCACCATCACAAACGCAAGCGGAATGGGCAATGGCACTGCAGCCTTCACCTAG
- a CDS encoding TonB-dependent receptor, whose protein sequence is MNMPAFVMSLTRPLSSFALRIGAALCLPTDLRKLSLALATAIALLAASSVSGAQTVSATLRGTVTDAAGNMVTFAHVQLLEPATGQVVREVSPGATGEYEFDELKPGSYRVRCSASGFKSFEAQNVILDSGQIRRVDAMLSVGETSETVTVSAGAAVINTESATISETFTAEMYQESPQVTPYPSTYNLLTTFSGVQGGTGTPVVNGQQQSQQSQQFDGIPNDLQGVQSNNANFFEQVSASLMNAPAESAVPALISEVTKRGDNKFHGKATYRIYDSVFDANGYFNQQKSAFLQHEWDVEASGPIWKDHTFFYGGYFGQRIPLGYTYQASVPTTAWRSGVFSTVIIDPSTGLPFANNTIPQNRISSVALAVQNNYLPGENTNLGTPVNNFTTHFPFNSDLYRGDWPIVRIDHNLTKTNSLYGRWLMRQTPYVLNNGLPDLIWTRFRRHQQFAAGDTQIFGPKVVNNLRFGFSIDHIVDGQTEAGQTPSNGAQVLSTIGLQGANPGNTVGQGFPEIDISGLTSLSNVPGGTKANNDILNINDTVDWQLGRHVIRIGGGVQHFDTFQGAVPNYGTFTFNGTYTGNAYADFLLGLPQQTQRQAPLTGRELALTEWNIFAEDTYKLTPKLTVNYGLRWDLYGTPSASDHLEYNFDPTTGNIVVDPQAVSKVSPLYPSNITVVGGQVQAIADKTNFAPRVGVAYSMGSHQVIRGGYGLYTSRFDSGSGTFNNFLPINPQLGQTGPFSISEVYQNVVSPGTQPLLQFPNPFPSTTATAQVPSQAVTGYPRQVNHGHIQQFSGTYENELAHIGLRASYVGSRSSGLNYMVNTNLPQPSTTPFVASRRPYSQFESTTELRYDGGARYDALQIEAKRRLGGLVFDASYALSRSQANFLDTENPYDVLSHWANDGVTRHQYAVASVVWALPFGKDHQLFAGNGAGVKRLVGGWSVSAVTYIASGLYFSPFFDGVDASNTGTVGGLPDRIGDPNKVPGGKSISNWFNQAAFAVPQSGHFGNALPNSLESQNLYQTQVSLTKSFAVTERVHFTFNSQISNLFNHPQFLNPSGDVSVAAGNQFTSQFGTFDSLETGQQRQITFQGGISF, encoded by the coding sequence ATGAATATGCCTGCATTCGTGATGTCTCTAACCAGACCTCTTTCTTCTTTTGCTCTGCGGATAGGCGCGGCGCTGTGCCTGCCTACAGACTTACGAAAGCTGTCACTTGCACTGGCGACGGCAATAGCACTCCTTGCGGCTAGCAGTGTCAGTGGCGCGCAGACTGTGAGTGCGACCCTACGCGGTACAGTGACAGACGCCGCGGGCAATATGGTTACGTTCGCGCACGTACAACTCCTCGAGCCGGCCACCGGTCAAGTTGTCCGCGAAGTGAGCCCCGGGGCGACCGGCGAGTATGAGTTCGACGAACTGAAACCCGGAAGTTACCGCGTGCGATGTTCAGCCTCCGGATTCAAGTCGTTCGAAGCGCAGAATGTGATCCTGGACAGTGGTCAGATCAGGCGCGTCGATGCGATGCTGTCGGTGGGTGAGACATCCGAAACAGTGACGGTGAGCGCGGGCGCAGCAGTCATTAATACCGAGTCCGCAACCATCTCAGAAACTTTTACCGCGGAGATGTATCAGGAGTCGCCGCAGGTCACACCCTATCCTTCGACGTACAACCTGTTGACGACCTTTAGCGGAGTGCAGGGCGGTACGGGAACGCCGGTTGTGAATGGGCAGCAGCAGTCTCAACAATCGCAGCAGTTTGACGGTATTCCGAACGATCTGCAGGGCGTCCAGAGTAACAACGCGAACTTCTTCGAACAAGTCTCAGCGTCGCTGATGAATGCACCCGCAGAGAGCGCTGTGCCGGCGTTGATTAGTGAAGTGACCAAGCGTGGCGATAACAAGTTCCACGGCAAAGCAACGTATCGCATCTATGACTCCGTGTTTGATGCAAATGGGTACTTCAATCAGCAGAAGTCTGCGTTTCTGCAGCATGAGTGGGATGTAGAAGCGTCAGGTCCAATCTGGAAGGACCACACCTTTTTTTACGGTGGGTACTTTGGGCAGCGGATTCCGCTGGGCTATACCTACCAGGCAAGCGTGCCGACGACCGCGTGGCGCAGCGGTGTATTTTCGACGGTGATTATCGATCCTTCAACTGGCCTGCCGTTTGCGAACAATACGATTCCACAGAATCGTATTAGTTCTGTAGCGTTGGCAGTGCAGAACAATTACCTTCCGGGCGAGAACACGAATCTCGGCACGCCGGTGAATAACTTTACGACGCATTTTCCGTTCAACAGCGATCTGTATCGCGGCGACTGGCCGATTGTGCGAATCGACCACAACCTGACGAAGACCAACTCGCTATACGGGCGATGGCTGATGCGGCAGACACCGTACGTACTGAACAACGGCTTGCCGGATCTGATCTGGACGCGGTTCCGGCGTCACCAGCAATTTGCTGCAGGCGATACGCAGATCTTTGGGCCGAAGGTGGTCAACAATCTGCGGTTCGGATTTTCGATTGACCATATTGTGGATGGGCAGACGGAGGCGGGGCAGACTCCGTCAAACGGAGCGCAGGTGCTGTCGACGATCGGACTCCAGGGGGCCAACCCCGGCAACACCGTAGGGCAGGGCTTCCCCGAGATCGACATATCAGGGTTGACCTCGTTGAGCAATGTGCCGGGAGGAACAAAGGCGAACAATGACATCCTGAACATCAATGACACGGTGGACTGGCAGCTTGGACGGCACGTCATTCGAATTGGTGGCGGCGTGCAGCACTTCGATACGTTCCAAGGCGCGGTACCGAACTACGGCACGTTCACTTTCAATGGGACATATACCGGTAATGCTTATGCAGACTTCCTACTAGGACTGCCGCAGCAGACGCAACGACAGGCTCCATTGACCGGCCGCGAGCTAGCTCTGACAGAGTGGAATATCTTCGCGGAAGATACCTATAAGCTGACGCCAAAACTGACCGTGAACTACGGCCTACGATGGGATCTGTACGGAACGCCAAGCGCGTCGGATCACCTTGAATATAACTTCGATCCCACGACCGGCAACATTGTGGTGGACCCTCAAGCTGTCTCGAAGGTAAGTCCGCTTTATCCATCCAACATCACTGTAGTTGGGGGACAAGTGCAGGCGATTGCGGACAAGACGAACTTCGCGCCTCGTGTAGGTGTTGCATACTCGATGGGCAGTCACCAGGTCATCCGTGGTGGCTATGGCCTCTATACATCGCGGTTCGATAGCGGTTCCGGCACGTTCAATAATTTTCTACCGATCAATCCGCAGCTCGGTCAGACGGGGCCATTCTCAATCAGCGAGGTGTATCAGAACGTAGTGTCCCCGGGAACGCAACCGCTGCTGCAATTTCCAAATCCGTTTCCGTCAACGACGGCGACTGCGCAGGTTCCGAGCCAGGCAGTGACCGGCTATCCACGGCAGGTCAATCATGGGCATATTCAGCAGTTCAGCGGGACCTATGAGAACGAACTGGCCCACATCGGCTTGCGAGCATCCTACGTTGGCTCGCGGAGTTCGGGGTTGAACTACATGGTGAATACCAACCTGCCCCAGCCGAGCACCACGCCCTTCGTTGCGAGCCGTCGTCCCTACTCGCAGTTCGAGAGCACGACGGAGCTGCGGTACGACGGTGGCGCGCGATATGACGCGCTGCAGATCGAGGCCAAGCGGCGGCTGGGTGGCCTGGTGTTTGATGCGAGCTACGCGCTTTCCCGAAGCCAGGCAAATTTCCTGGATACGGAGAACCCCTACGACGTGCTGAGCCACTGGGCAAACGATGGCGTGACGCGTCACCAATACGCGGTGGCGAGCGTGGTGTGGGCGCTGCCCTTTGGTAAGGATCATCAGCTCTTCGCCGGAAATGGCGCTGGGGTGAAGCGACTTGTTGGTGGGTGGTCGGTGAGTGCTGTGACCTATATCGCATCCGGCCTTTACTTTTCACCTTTCTTTGACGGCGTTGACGCTTCTAACACTGGAACGGTTGGTGGGTTGCCCGACCGGATTGGCGACCCGAACAAGGTGCCGGGCGGCAAATCCATCAGCAACTGGTTTAATCAGGCGGCGTTTGCCGTTCCTCAGTCAGGTCACTTCGGCAACGCTCTACCGAACAGCCTGGAGAGCCAGAACCTTTACCAGACCCAGGTCTCGCTCACGAAGTCTTTTGCAGTTACGGAGCGGGTGCATTTCACATTCAATTCGCAGATCTCCAACCTTTTCAATCATCCGCAATTCCTCAATCCCAGCGGTGACGTTTCGGTAGCTGCCGGAAACCAATTCACGAGCCAGTTTGGGACCTTCGATTCGCTTGAGACGGGGCAGCAGCGGCAGATCACCTTTCAGGGTGGTATCTCGTTCTAA